The following are encoded together in the Eleftheria terrae genome:
- the xerD gene encoding site-specific tyrosine recombinase XerD, with the protein MTALQQSQACIDRFIDAVWTEEGLSANTLAAYRRDLALYVHWLAEQHGKPLDATTEADLLGYAVHRADTKATSANRRLAVFRRYFRWALRERLLSADPTLKLSTARQPMRVPKTMTERQVEDLLSAPDVDTALGLRDRTMLELMYASGLRVSELVTLKTVHVGLDEGALRVMGKGAKERLVPFGEEAHAWLRRYLAEARGAILGLRSSQALFVTVRGEAMTRQMFWNLIKKYARQAGIGAPISPHTLRHAFATHLLNHGADLRAVQMLLGHADISTTQIYTHVARERLKVLHARHHPRG; encoded by the coding sequence ATGACCGCCCTCCAGCAAAGCCAGGCTTGCATCGACCGCTTCATCGACGCCGTATGGACCGAGGAAGGCCTGTCGGCCAACACCCTGGCTGCCTACCGGCGCGATCTGGCGCTGTATGTGCATTGGCTCGCCGAGCAGCACGGCAAGCCGCTCGACGCCACCACCGAGGCTGACCTGCTCGGCTACGCGGTGCACCGGGCGGACACCAAGGCCACCTCGGCCAATCGCCGGCTGGCGGTGTTCCGCCGCTACTTCCGCTGGGCCCTGCGCGAGCGCCTGCTCAGCGCCGATCCCACGCTCAAGCTCAGTACCGCCCGCCAGCCGATGCGGGTGCCCAAGACCATGACCGAGCGCCAGGTGGAAGACCTGCTGTCCGCGCCCGACGTGGACACCGCGCTGGGACTGCGCGACCGCACGATGCTGGAGCTGATGTACGCCAGCGGCCTGCGCGTCAGCGAACTGGTCACCCTCAAGACCGTGCACGTGGGCCTGGACGAAGGGGCGCTGCGCGTGATGGGCAAGGGCGCCAAGGAACGGCTGGTGCCGTTTGGCGAGGAGGCGCATGCCTGGTTGCGCCGCTACCTGGCCGAGGCGCGCGGCGCCATCCTGGGCCTGCGTTCGTCGCAGGCGCTGTTCGTCACCGTGCGGGGCGAGGCGATGACGCGCCAGATGTTCTGGAATCTCATCAAGAAGTACGCCCGCCAGGCCGGCATTGGCGCGCCCATTTCGCCGCACACGCTGCGTCACGCCTTCGCCACCCACCTGCTCAACCACGGCGCCGACCTGCGCGCGGTGCAGATGCTGCTGGGCCATGCCGATATCTCGACCACCCAGATCTACACGCACGTGGCGCGCGAGCGCCTGAAGGTGCTGCACGCCCGCCACCATCCGCGCGGCTGA
- a CDS encoding PAS domain S-box protein, whose product MRATLKFKLSFATTVVAVLAGLLAGWLQRERMSQDYLQLIERQQETLTDATANALAEKLDMQLRVLQRAAESLGTADLNDRSVVQPPLAAAATLFSTVYLADLEGRVSASRRDGSRPPIDISDRDYFRIARDAGEANISPPLVSRLSGRPVVLMAAPVIGLDGRVRAVLVGSLDLENPNAIGALGRAKVGESGHFVVATRGADPVYVVHPDKERVLKPVAAIESVRGLQSLAADDPAAAIVTRRYLRQVNWELRTVLPAAEAMRPLQHAHADLLRETLTLAFAFALLVWGATWWMLRPLGTLDRIIRSLRQGAPLPANAVVTSDDEIGDVTREFVGLMQQLRASTAELEAVHDASPIGMFRTDAGGRLLYANHGYLRICGVDRHQTGSEGWPALLAEVDEAAEVRQRWIEAIASGQPYQGTHRLLRPADGQAVTVSVHGAPVRVGGVLGGFVGTVEDVTEQRAMQAALQQSEARVRSILTHAPDAFISIDAEGRITDWNRRAETTFGWTAAEAIGRDLGELMVPPSQRQAHRRGLLHFAHTGQGAVVNQRLEVNALHRDGREIPVELSVASVRQGGDWVAHAFLHDITERKTVQQLLADKEKRLRAITDNLPVLIGYISRDRRYTFTNETYRDWTGLAPESMIGRKVEELLGPQLYAQRREPLDRALRGERVSFEGETVLAGVTRQLHTDYVPDIDANGQVAGIYTLSSDITALKEVQARLDQLARSDSLTGLPNRYEFERKLQEAQARCRRSGQTLALMYLDIDKFKSINDSLGHAAGDAVLKEFALRLKRSVRGTDTVARLSGDEFVIILEGLRNRDEAQFVARKIVLAVRKDFKVGLQALKVTTSIGIACDADGHTGMAELLASADRALYAAKGAGRDGFHLNA is encoded by the coding sequence GTGCGCGCCACCCTCAAGTTCAAGCTGTCATTCGCGACCACCGTGGTCGCGGTGCTGGCTGGCCTGCTGGCGGGCTGGCTGCAGCGCGAGCGCATGAGCCAGGACTACCTCCAGCTGATCGAGCGCCAGCAGGAAACGCTGACCGACGCCACCGCCAACGCGCTGGCGGAGAAGCTGGACATGCAGCTGCGGGTGCTGCAGCGCGCCGCCGAATCGCTCGGGACCGCCGACCTCAACGACCGCAGCGTGGTGCAGCCGCCGCTGGCGGCGGCGGCCACCCTGTTCTCCACCGTCTACCTGGCCGACCTGGAGGGTCGCGTCTCCGCCAGCCGGCGCGACGGCAGCCGGCCGCCGATCGACATCAGCGACCGCGACTACTTCCGCATTGCCCGCGACGCCGGCGAAGCCAACATCTCCCCGCCCCTGGTCAGCCGCCTCAGCGGGCGGCCGGTGGTGTTGATGGCCGCGCCGGTCATCGGGCTGGACGGGCGGGTGCGGGCGGTGCTCGTCGGCTCGCTCGACCTGGAGAACCCGAATGCCATCGGTGCGCTGGGCCGCGCCAAGGTGGGAGAGAGCGGCCACTTCGTGGTCGCCACCCGCGGCGCAGACCCGGTCTATGTCGTGCATCCCGACAAGGAGCGGGTGCTCAAGCCGGTGGCCGCCATCGAGAGCGTGCGCGGCCTGCAGTCCCTGGCAGCCGACGACCCGGCAGCCGCCATCGTCACGCGCCGCTACCTGCGCCAGGTGAACTGGGAGCTGCGCACGGTGCTGCCCGCGGCCGAAGCGATGCGCCCCCTGCAGCATGCCCATGCCGACTTGCTGCGCGAGACCCTGACGCTGGCCTTTGCCTTCGCGCTCCTGGTGTGGGGCGCCACCTGGTGGATGCTGAGGCCGCTCGGCACGCTGGACCGCATCATCCGCAGCCTGCGGCAGGGAGCGCCCCTGCCGGCCAATGCCGTCGTGACCTCCGATGACGAGATCGGCGACGTCACGCGCGAGTTCGTCGGCCTGATGCAGCAGCTGCGGGCCAGCACGGCCGAACTCGAGGCGGTGCACGACGCCTCGCCCATCGGCATGTTCCGCACCGACGCCGGCGGCCGGCTGCTGTATGCCAATCACGGCTACCTGCGCATCTGCGGGGTGGACCGTCACCAGACCGGCAGTGAAGGCTGGCCCGCCTTGCTGGCGGAGGTCGACGAAGCGGCAGAGGTGCGCCAGCGCTGGATCGAGGCCATCGCCAGCGGCCAGCCCTACCAGGGCACGCACCGCCTGCTGCGGCCCGCCGACGGCCAGGCGGTCACCGTCTCGGTGCACGGGGCGCCGGTGCGCGTCGGCGGGGTGCTGGGCGGCTTCGTCGGCACCGTGGAAGACGTCACCGAGCAGCGTGCCATGCAGGCGGCGCTGCAGCAAAGCGAGGCGCGGGTGCGCAGCATCCTGACGCATGCGCCGGACGCCTTCATCAGCATCGATGCCGAAGGCCGCATCACCGACTGGAACCGGCGGGCCGAAACCACCTTCGGGTGGACCGCGGCGGAAGCCATCGGACGCGACCTGGGCGAGCTGATGGTGCCGCCGTCGCAACGCCAGGCCCACCGCCGCGGCCTGCTCCACTTTGCCCACACCGGGCAGGGCGCGGTGGTGAACCAGCGTCTGGAAGTCAATGCGCTGCACCGCGATGGGCGAGAGATCCCGGTGGAGCTGTCGGTGGCGTCGGTGCGCCAGGGCGGCGACTGGGTGGCGCACGCCTTCCTGCACGACATCACCGAGCGCAAGACGGTGCAGCAACTGCTGGCCGACAAGGAAAAGCGGCTGCGCGCCATCACCGACAACCTGCCGGTGCTGATCGGCTACATCTCGCGCGACAGGCGCTACACCTTCACCAACGAGACCTACCGCGACTGGACCGGCTTGGCCCCGGAAAGCATGATCGGCCGCAAGGTGGAAGAGCTGCTCGGCCCCCAGCTGTACGCCCAGCGCCGTGAGCCGCTGGACCGCGCACTGCGCGGTGAGCGCGTGAGCTTCGAAGGCGAGACGGTGCTGGCCGGCGTGACGCGCCAGCTGCACACCGACTACGTGCCGGACATCGATGCCAACGGCCAGGTGGCCGGCATCTACACGCTCAGCTCGGACATCACCGCGCTCAAGGAGGTGCAGGCCCGGCTCGACCAGCTGGCCCGCTCCGACAGCCTGACCGGGCTGCCCAACCGCTACGAGTTCGAGCGCAAGCTGCAGGAGGCACAGGCGCGCTGCCGGCGCAGCGGCCAGACGCTGGCCCTGATGTACCTCGACATCGACAAGTTCAAGAGCATCAACGACAGCCTCGGCCATGCGGCCGGCGACGCGGTGCTGAAGGAGTTTGCGCTGCGGCTCAAGCGCTCGGTGCGCGGCACCGACACGGTGGCCCGGCTGTCGGGCGACGAGTTCGTCATCATCCTCGAAGGCCTGCGCAACCGCGACGAGGCGCAGTTCGTCGCCCGCAAGATCGTGCTGGCGGTGCGCAAGGACTTCAAGGTCGGCCTGCAGGCGTTGAAGGTCACCACCAGCATCGGCATCGCCTGCGATGCCGACGGCCACACCGGCATGGCCGAACTGCTGGCAAGCGCGGACCGCGCCCTCTATGCGGCCAAGGGCGCCGGGCGCGACGGCTTCCACCTGAACGCCTGA
- a CDS encoding MarC family protein, translating to MDHTFVSAFILLLLVLDPFGSLPIFISVMRNVAPERRRWVAVREVLLAFGVLLAFMFSGRAFLQLMHLSERSLEVAGGVILLMIAIRMIFATGGSLYAAEDDREPFIFPLAVPLMAGPSAMATVLLLASRQPDRLMEWATALTVVMVVSGAVLLAADRIRRLLGDSVVSAVEKLMGLVLTAISVEMILAGLKRYFFD from the coding sequence ATGGACCACACCTTCGTTTCCGCCTTCATCCTGCTGCTGTTGGTGCTGGACCCCTTCGGCAGCCTGCCCATCTTCATTTCGGTGATGCGCAACGTGGCGCCGGAGCGGCGCCGCTGGGTGGCGGTGCGGGAAGTCCTGCTCGCCTTCGGCGTGCTGCTGGCCTTCATGTTCTCCGGCCGGGCCTTCTTGCAGCTGATGCACCTGTCGGAGCGTTCTCTCGAGGTGGCCGGCGGGGTGATCCTGCTGATGATCGCGATCCGCATGATCTTCGCGACCGGCGGATCGCTCTATGCGGCGGAAGACGATCGCGAGCCCTTCATCTTCCCGCTGGCGGTGCCCTTGATGGCCGGCCCCTCGGCCATGGCGACGGTGCTGCTGCTGGCCTCCCGGCAGCCGGACCGACTGATGGAATGGGCGACCGCGCTGACGGTCGTGATGGTGGTGTCGGGCGCGGTGCTGCTGGCCGCCGACCGCATTCGCCGCCTGCTGGGCGACTCCGTGGTCAGCGCGGTCGAGAAGCTGATGGGCCTGGTGCTGACAGCCATCTCGGTGGAAATGATCCTGGCGGGGCTGAAGCGCTATTTCTTCGACTGA
- a CDS encoding acyltransferase family protein produces MPSRHPGLDLARGLLMFYIVAVVHAVFWLQLLPQSFSSWWLFEMPGIFVVSGYAYSLYERAQAGGRPGGPQGSGYLAYLAGRGVRVLLPYLVYATACALLWHQLQQRHDAAGAPAVSATLLAWLNPLRHGEGHTLGVLNGQLWFLTPFLLVTALLPVVTRLKLPWRPPLWVCMLLLAGLLFLLGQGDIKGGYQLRTTLFYLAWAVLGYALDGRLALQPRELAATGGLAMLCVAGLHALLQAPLDMQDNKFPPNAVFVFFTSAWMCLLLPLARRMPSSMLARLEAAAWLRPFVRNGYSLYLWQGMGYTAAMAVAARLHLPWPATWALAVLSTVALGLLFAPVERVRLRGFGRRREPAV; encoded by the coding sequence ATGCCATCCCGCCATCCCGGCCTCGACCTCGCGCGGGGCCTCCTGATGTTCTACATCGTGGCCGTCGTGCACGCGGTGTTCTGGCTCCAGCTGCTGCCCCAGTCCTTCAGTTCGTGGTGGCTGTTCGAGATGCCCGGCATCTTCGTCGTCTCGGGCTACGCCTACTCGCTGTACGAGCGCGCCCAGGCCGGGGGCCGGCCGGGCGGGCCGCAGGGGTCTGGCTACCTGGCCTATCTGGCCGGCCGCGGTGTGCGGGTGCTGCTGCCCTACCTGGTCTACGCCACTGCCTGCGCGCTGCTCTGGCATCAACTGCAGCAACGGCACGATGCGGCTGGGGCGCCCGCCGTCTCGGCCACCCTGCTCGCCTGGCTCAACCCGCTGCGGCACGGCGAGGGCCACACGCTGGGCGTGCTCAACGGCCAGCTCTGGTTCCTGACGCCGTTCCTGCTGGTGACGGCCCTGCTGCCTGTCGTCACCCGGCTCAAGCTGCCCTGGCGACCGCCGCTGTGGGTTTGCATGCTCCTGCTGGCCGGACTGCTGTTCCTGCTCGGCCAGGGCGACATCAAGGGCGGCTACCAGCTGCGCACCACCCTGTTCTACCTGGCCTGGGCGGTGCTCGGCTATGCACTGGATGGCCGGCTGGCCCTCCAGCCGCGCGAGCTGGCGGCCACCGGTGGGCTGGCCATGCTCTGCGTGGCGGGGCTGCATGCGCTGCTGCAGGCGCCGCTCGACATGCAGGACAACAAGTTCCCGCCAAATGCCGTCTTCGTGTTCTTCACCTCGGCCTGGATGTGCCTGCTCCTGCCCTTGGCCCGGCGCATGCCGTCCTCCATGCTGGCCCGCCTGGAGGCAGCCGCCTGGCTGAGGCCGTTCGTGCGCAACGGCTACTCGCTCTACCTGTGGCAGGGCATGGGCTACACCGCCGCGATGGCCGTGGCCGCCCGCCTGCACTTGCCGTGGCCGGCCACCTGGGCGCTGGCGGTGCTATCCACGGTGGCGCTGGGCCTGCTGTTCGCGCCGGTGGAACGGGTGCGGTTGCGCGGCTTCGGCCGGCGGCGGGAGCCGGCGGTCTGA